One segment of Octopus sinensis linkage group LG27, ASM634580v1, whole genome shotgun sequence DNA contains the following:
- the LOC115225315 gene encoding zinc finger protein 271-like — translation MMTSELDEESVGCESQAEKTGVINEVESESGTPLNYCDICGKSFSRIGNLNRHKRTTHRGEKPYRCDICGKAYYEACDVRRHRRIHTGEKAYHCDVCGKSFTDNGALINHKRCHSGEKPYCCTICGKSFARSSGLASHKFIHSGKKPHQCNICGKSFYKTEHVTIHMRVHTGEKPYSCDICGRSFSNSSNVPKHKRLHAAEKPFRCDTCGEAFSEHKELTTHKQIHEEEKPFKCEICGKEFTEKDIFITHKFSHTVEKQYRCDICGSSFPERRKLTAHKIIHTGKKRYPCDICGQSFAQSGTLTTHKRVHTGEKPFRCNICGKSYSQNKGLICHKRIHTGERPYKCDVCDKSFMQSSYLKFHKYIHTGEKPFQCDICGQSFNHSTTLTMHKRTHTGEKPHRCDVCGKCFTCTSALTVHKRTHTGEKPHRCDVCGKSFSQSAVLTVHKRTHTGEKPYHCDICGKSFSQKHHITRHKLIHTVEKPYRCDICGKSFSQSSSLNSHVCSHTGEKPYHCDICGKLFSQRHDIARHKRVHTGEKPYHCDICDKSFAGSNDLTKHKRIHTGEKPYHCDICGKSFSRCDSLTKHHRVHTGEKPYQCDICGKSFSETGCLASHKRIHTGEKPYHCDICGKSFSQSSSLTSHKHSHTGEKPYHCDICGKSFSQKHHITRHKRIHTGEKPYRCDICDKSFAGCNDLIKHKRIHTGEKAYQCDICGKSFSQSSNLSSHKRTHTGEKPYHCDICGKSFSRFDSLTKHNRIHTGEKLH, via the exons atgatgACTAGTGAATTGGATGAGGAGTCTGTTGGATGTGAATCACAGGCTGAAAAAACAGGTGTTATTAACGAGGTAGAAAGTGAAAGTGGAACACCTCTAAAttactgcgatatctgtggtaaatcattctctcgaataGGTAACCTTAATAGGCACAAACGAACTACTCAtagaggagagaaaccatatcggtgtgatatctgtgggaaagcGTACTATGAGGCATGTGACGTCCGtagacacagacgtattcatacaggagaaaaggcATATCACTGTGAcgtctgtggcaaatcattcactGACAACGGAGCCTTAATTAATCACAAACGTTGTCattcaggagaaaaaccatattgtTGTactatctgtgggaaatcattcgcTCGAAGTTCTGGCTTAGCTAGTCATAAGTTTATTCACTCAGGTAAAAAACCTCAtcagtgtaatatctgtggtaagtcattctatAAAACAGAGCATGTAACTATACACATGCgtgttcacacaggtgagaagccatacagttgtgatatctgtggtagatcatttTCTAACAGTAGCAACGTGCCCAAACACAAACGCTTGCATGCAGCAGAGAAACCATTTCGCTGCGATACCTGTGGGGAAGCATTTTCTGAACATAAAGAATTAACCACTCACAAACAGATTCATGAAGAAGAAAAACCATTTAagtgtgagatctgtggtaaagaATTCACTGAGAAAGATATTTTCATCACTCACAAATTTAGTCATACTGTAGAAAAACAATatcggtgtgatatctgtggtagttCATTCCCTGAAAGGCGTAAACTCACTGCACACAAAATTATTCACACAGGGAAAAAAcgatatccctgtgatatctgtggtcagTCGTTTGCTCAAAGTGGTACCTTAACCACGcataaacgtgttcatactggtgagaaaccttttCGCTGCAATATATGTGGTAAGTCCTATTCTCAAAACAAAGGATTAATttgtcacaagcgtattcatacaggtgaaagacCCTATAAGTGTGATGTATGCGATAAATCCTTCATGCAGAGTAGTTACTTaaagtttcataaatatattcatacaggtgagaaaccatttcagtgtgatatctgtggtcaatCCTTCAATCATTCAACCACCTTAACTATgcataaacgtactcatacaggtgagaagccacatcgttgtgatgtctgtggtaaatgttTCACTTGTACAAGTGCCCTAACTGTtcataaacgtactcatacaggtgagaagccacatcgttgtgatgtctgtggtaaatcattc TCTCAAAGTGCTGTCTTAACtgtacacaaacgtactcatacaggagagaaaccatatcattgtgatatctgtggtaaatcattctctcagaaacaTCACATAACTAGACATAAACTTATCCATACAGTTGAGAAACCATAcaggtgtgatatctgtggtaaatcattctctcaaagtagtagcTTAAATTCTCATGTGTgtagtcatacaggagagaaaccgtatcactgtgatatctgtggtaagttaTTCTCTCAGAGACACGACATAGCtagacacaaacgtgttcatacaggagagaaaccatatcattgtgatatctgtgacaaaTCATTTGCTGGAAGCAAcgacttgactaaacacaaacgtattcacacag gagagaaaccatatcattgtgatatctgtggtaaatctttctctcgatgTGATAGCTTAACTAAACACCaccgtgttcatacaggagaaaaaccatatcagtgtgatatctgtggtaaatcattttctgagacAGGTTGTTTAgcttctcacaaacgtattcataccggagaaaaaccatatcactgtgacatctgtggtaaatcattctctcaaagtagtagcTTAACTTCTCACAAGCatagtcatacaggagagaaaccgtatcactgtgatatctgtggtaaatcattctctcagaaacaTCACAtcactagacacaaacgtatccatacaggtgagaaaccatacaggtgtgatatctgtgacaaaTCATTTGCTGGATGTAATGACTtgattaaacacaaacgtattcacacaggagagaaagcatatcagtgtgatatctgtggtaaatcattctcccagaGTAGTAATTTATCTTCTCACaagcgtactcatacaggagagaaacctt atcactgtgatatctgtggtaaatcattctctcgattTGATAGTTTAACTAAACAcaatcgtattcatacaggagaaaaactaCATTAG